The Solanum pennellii chromosome 11, SPENNV200 genome contains a region encoding:
- the LOC107005091 gene encoding uncharacterized protein LOC107005091, which produces MKGHNPIEMAKTVLEVADVAWSAVERCHHHTHSHTDTTSFDVSHSCEEDGLRSLRSENERLKRLLEQNLMLLQSMSQSPSLLQNCPPDLHERLLAAVESGSFLKQLETLNRKSVDGNEYDCQFPFKEATDVDTETAELLVNMSLEEPSWWVWVTEDMVPGNLEERSGIDNDNYVIVSEEYVEDAVANFMARCVVSNLKAQKMSPEELQKTLARAFEGIGKVETLFNIWHAAQMFYVLSTWGLAVVGLYKSRSVIRLAAKGVHKTGKMVLKVL; this is translated from the exons ATGAAGGGACACAATCCAATTGAGATGGCGAAGACGGTGTTGGAGGTGGCCGATGTAGCATGGTCGGCGGTGGAACGCTGTCATCACCATACCCACAGTCATACTGATACGACGTCGTTTGATGTATCTCATAGTTGTGAAGAAGATGGATTGAGATCTTTGAGGTCTGAAAACGAACGGCTCAAACGGTTGCTTGAACAAAATCTTATGCTTCTTCAGAGCATGTCACAATCTCCTTCCTTACTTCAAAATTGTCCACCTGAT CTTCATGAACGTCTCTTAGCCGCTGTGGAATCCGGAAGCTTTTTGAAACAGCTGGAAACACTGAATCGGAAATCTGTTGATGGGAATGAGTATGACTGTCAATTTCCTTTCAAGGAGGCAACTG ATGTTGACACGGAGACAGCAGAACTTCTGGTGAACATGAGTCTTGAAGAACCAAGTTGGTGGGTTTGGGTGACTGAGGATATGGTCCCTGGCAATCTTGAAGAAAGAAGCGGAATAGATAATGATAACTATGTGATTGTTAGTGAGGAATATGTTGAAGATGCAGTTGCCAACTTTATGGCTAGATGCGTAGTATCCAATTTGAAGGCTCAG AAGATGTCTCCTGAAGAACTGCAAAAGA CCTTGGCAAGAGCATTCGAAGGCATTGGTAAAGTAGAAACATTGTTCAACATTTGGCATGCCGCGCAAATGTTCTACGTCCTTTCCACTTGGGGACTTGCAGTAGTGGG GTTGTACAAGAGCCGATCTGTTATTAGACTTGCTGCTAAAGGGGTTCACAAGACAGGCAAAATGGTTCTGAAGGTTCTTTGA